In one Nitrospira sp. CR1.1 genomic region, the following are encoded:
- the purE gene encoding 5-(carboxyamino)imidazole ribonucleotide mutase translates to MPKNKKAGRALVGVLGGSTSDFPILEKAVAMLKELGISNELLVVSAHRTPDRLFAYAEQAVARGIQVIIAGAGGAAHLPGMVAAKTSLPVIGVPIPTENLRGLDSLLSIVQMPRGIPVATVAIGGAENAAILAAQILGVQSVLIRQRVERFRAAQTQAVLDSQDDARLSPPFPTPRSARTSRQP, encoded by the coding sequence ATGCCGAAGAACAAGAAAGCGGGTCGGGCGTTGGTCGGGGTATTGGGCGGTAGCACATCGGACTTCCCCATTCTTGAAAAGGCCGTGGCCATGTTGAAGGAGCTGGGGATTTCCAATGAGCTGCTCGTGGTGTCGGCCCATCGTACCCCGGATCGCCTCTTCGCCTATGCGGAACAGGCTGTGGCGCGGGGGATTCAAGTCATCATTGCCGGCGCCGGAGGGGCGGCTCACCTTCCCGGAATGGTGGCGGCAAAGACATCGTTACCGGTCATCGGGGTGCCGATTCCCACCGAAAATCTTCGCGGGTTAGATTCCCTGCTGTCGATCGTCCAGATGCCCAGAGGAATTCCGGTCGCGACAGTCGCAATCGGGGGCGCTGAAAACGCGGCCATCCTGGCGGCGCAAATTCTGGGAGTACAATCCGTCTTGATCAGGCAACGCGTCGAACGATTCCGCGCCGCTCAAACACAAGCGGTTCTCGATTCCCAGGACGACGCCCGATTGTCTCCTCCCTTTCCGACGCCACGCAGCGCCAGGACGAGCCGCCAGCCGTGA
- a CDS encoding TIGR00730 family Rossman fold protein, with the protein MKSPAPRSKPVPTKDEILTQITALLDRPDDDVQAALMKEILAGVIRLSESQLDVLDLKIVNRALKELRHAFRVFQGYRDRLKISVFGSARTPADDPNYQLAFQFARRMVEEGYMTITGGADGIMRASQEGAGREHSFGVNIMLPFEQGANAVIADDPKLVTFKYFFTRKLMFQKESHAIALFPGGFGTHDEGFEILTLVQTGKSDPKPIVCLQAPGCDYWSHWNSFIAEQLLQRRLINAEDLALFTIVDNVEDAVTEIRTFYRRYHSLRFVGRQLAIRLKTPLTAEQVEEVQRQFKDMLTEGTFEQRPSLPEEIDEPGLKDLARLTFSFNRRNAGRLRQLINHLNHLPATA; encoded by the coding sequence ATGAAAAGTCCTGCCCCGCGTTCCAAACCGGTTCCGACCAAAGACGAAATTCTCACACAAATTACCGCCCTTCTCGATCGCCCGGACGACGATGTTCAGGCCGCGCTCATGAAAGAAATCCTCGCGGGCGTCATCCGGCTGTCTGAATCGCAATTGGATGTCCTGGACCTGAAAATCGTCAACCGGGCGCTCAAAGAACTGCGGCATGCCTTCCGGGTATTTCAAGGCTATCGAGATCGCTTGAAAATCAGCGTATTCGGCTCAGCCCGCACACCCGCCGACGATCCGAACTACCAACTGGCGTTTCAGTTTGCCCGGCGAATGGTGGAGGAAGGCTACATGACCATCACCGGCGGGGCCGACGGCATTATGCGGGCTTCGCAGGAAGGCGCCGGCCGCGAACATAGTTTTGGCGTCAACATCATGCTGCCCTTTGAACAGGGCGCCAATGCCGTCATCGCCGATGATCCCAAACTCGTCACCTTTAAGTATTTTTTCACCCGCAAGCTCATGTTTCAGAAAGAATCACACGCGATCGCTCTATTTCCAGGCGGGTTCGGCACCCATGACGAGGGGTTTGAAATCCTGACCCTCGTGCAAACCGGCAAGAGCGATCCGAAGCCGATCGTGTGCCTTCAGGCTCCCGGCTGCGACTATTGGAGCCACTGGAACTCATTTATTGCCGAACAACTGTTGCAGCGCCGCCTGATCAATGCTGAAGATCTCGCCCTCTTCACCATCGTCGATAACGTGGAGGATGCGGTCACGGAAATCCGCACGTTCTATCGGCGTTATCACTCCCTGCGATTCGTTGGACGCCAGCTCGCTATCAGACTCAAAACTCCATTGACGGCGGAGCAAGTCGAAGAGGTGCAGCGTCAATTCAAGGATATGCTGACGGAAGGCACGTTTGAGCAACGGCCGTCGCTTCCGGAAGAGATCGATGAGCCGGGCTTGAAGGACCTCGCACGATTGACCTTTTCCTTCAATCGCCGCAATGCGGGCCGCCTCCGGCAATTGATCAATCACCTCAACCACCTACCGGCGACTGCATAA
- a CDS encoding CBS domain-containing protein: MTKTGSMLRDKPTRSTTPMVAHMMTPGVVQIPGDVSVSEAASLLDREQMPCLLVKDGEAAFGIMTSGDIVKKVVAQGLEPHDVEVRSIMSKPVHSVESDQILDDATSVMASTGTSLLIVTKQGQPVGILTARDLALAPKRCETCLPATVRVTNGEGEGAKHTATIRQLSHVGASIESRTLLLPGTSIVLSFILPGSDLSFSLQGTILTSSYEPEFHEDRSMLGTYPGVDIQFTPMPSTDESKIRAWVLQNLPRASDLS, translated from the coding sequence ATGACAAAAACCGGCTCCATGCTCCGCGACAAACCGACTCGTTCCACAACTCCTATGGTGGCCCATATGATGACACCCGGCGTGGTACAGATTCCCGGGGATGTCTCTGTCAGCGAGGCCGCCTCGCTCCTCGATCGGGAACAGATGCCCTGCCTGCTGGTCAAGGACGGCGAGGCCGCGTTCGGCATCATGACCTCCGGCGACATCGTGAAAAAAGTCGTCGCCCAGGGGCTTGAACCGCACGATGTGGAAGTGCGGTCCATCATGTCGAAGCCCGTCCATTCTGTCGAATCTGACCAGATTCTTGACGACGCCACCAGCGTCATGGCCTCCACTGGCACGTCTCTCCTAATCGTCACCAAACAAGGGCAACCGGTCGGCATCCTGACGGCACGAGACCTGGCCCTGGCGCCGAAACGCTGCGAGACCTGCCTTCCCGCAACTGTTCGCGTAACCAACGGCGAGGGCGAAGGCGCAAAACACACCGCCACGATCCGGCAACTCAGCCATGTCGGCGCGTCGATCGAGAGCCGCACGTTGCTGCTTCCCGGCACGAGCATCGTGCTATCGTTCATTCTACCCGGATCGGATTTGAGCTTCTCTCTGCAAGGCACCATTCTCACCAGCAGTTACGAGCCGGAATTCCACGAAGACCGGAGCATGCTCGGAACCTATCCTGGGGTCGACATTCAATTCACTCCCATGCCGTCTACCGACGAATCGAAAATTCGTGCGTGGGTGTTGCAGAACCTGCCGCGCGCCTCGGACCTCTCCTAA
- a CDS encoding phosphoesterase produces MSAATMRTLSSFPPTLILYHAECADGFGAAWAIWRRYPEAEYRPVKHGEAPPANLTNHHIVMVDFSYNRSTLEAMAKDAASLVVLDHHITAEQALADLPYAYFDLNKSGAVLGWEWAHDEPAPWLLRYIQDKDLWQWALPHSREISAALASYPFDFNLWTRFEQQELEREGRAILRYENELVTKLASHATLVRFEGAMVPSVHSSVLTSQIGERLSADHPFCVIWHDRNGRRYFSMRSREDGTDVGAIAASFGGGGHTHAAGFSVPLQADGVPSSNPRLPRPAAS; encoded by the coding sequence ATGAGCGCAGCCACCATGCGAACGCTGTCTTCCTTTCCTCCCACGTTGATCCTCTATCACGCCGAATGTGCGGATGGTTTCGGCGCCGCCTGGGCCATCTGGCGTCGTTATCCTGAAGCGGAGTACCGCCCGGTGAAGCACGGCGAAGCACCGCCGGCCAATCTCACCAACCATCACATTGTCATGGTGGATTTCAGTTACAACCGGTCGACGCTTGAAGCCATGGCCAAGGACGCGGCCAGCCTGGTCGTGCTGGACCACCACATCACAGCCGAGCAGGCGCTGGCTGACCTCCCCTATGCCTACTTCGACCTCAACAAGTCGGGCGCAGTACTGGGCTGGGAATGGGCCCACGATGAACCGGCGCCCTGGTTGCTGCGTTACATCCAAGACAAGGATTTATGGCAGTGGGCGCTTCCACACAGCCGTGAAATCAGCGCCGCCCTGGCGTCCTACCCGTTCGACTTCAACCTCTGGACCCGTTTCGAACAACAGGAGCTCGAACGGGAAGGCCGGGCCATTCTCCGCTACGAAAACGAACTCGTCACAAAACTGGCCTCGCACGCGACGCTGGTTCGGTTCGAAGGCGCCATGGTTCCGTCGGTCCACAGCTCGGTCCTCACCAGTCAAATCGGCGAACGGTTGTCCGCCGACCATCCGTTCTGCGTGATCTGGCATGATCGCAACGGTCGCCGATACTTCAGTATGCGTTCCCGCGAGGATGGCACCGATGTCGGCGCGATCGCCGCGTCCTTTGGCGGCGGCGGCCATACCCACGCGGCCGGCTTTTCGGTTCCGCTGCAAGCCGACGGTGTCCCCTCGTCGAATCCCCGGCTTCCACGACCGGCAGCTTCATAG
- a CDS encoding biotin/lipoyl-binding protein encodes MAERKNDAANHSRSPVEGSSRSPTEPLIELTNSFVFHYDTPTCSCARRGHVQRIREGLKTRFRSLVTQRTGLDEMAVDDLATSTRLQSWEAVQIPERLRFSSRLAILLVGFFMLIVAFVPWTQTITVTGQLSAYTPFERPQDIEAQITGRIRKWHIFEGVRVKAGDVILELDDYDPNFMAPDLLNLLEQRKQALEDTRKAALSRADQLDKRIKEMQNLVKAAVPSAGARVLEAESKVREARQKIEASKIAVATAELNVERHQQLAQQGLVSQRELELTIQSALASKADLQGAQANLSAAEQSMKALSFGREQVSAEVLQRLLDAEAARDASIGEAARAADQVADVSLRLSNANQRRVASRILSPIDGTVVKMAQAGAGETVRPGEKLVRISPNSVDRALEMVADGIDAPLLNVGRKVKILFYGIPAIPLPAWPEMMAGTYNGVIKVIDQVDDGKGNFRFWVVPDLEERPWPPQEHVRQGTKAMGWVILNRVPLWYELWRRFNLFPPDYQERPPSLIDTLLPKAGRGAK; translated from the coding sequence CTGGCTGAAAGAAAGAATGATGCGGCGAACCATAGCCGTTCTCCAGTGGAGGGGTCAAGCCGATCCCCGACGGAACCCCTCATTGAATTGACCAACTCCTTTGTCTTCCACTATGATACGCCTACGTGTTCTTGCGCCCGGAGGGGTCACGTGCAGCGTATCCGTGAGGGACTCAAAACCCGATTCCGCTCCCTCGTCACCCAGCGGACAGGCCTGGATGAAATGGCCGTCGACGACCTGGCGACCTCGACCAGGCTCCAGTCCTGGGAAGCCGTCCAAATCCCAGAACGGCTTCGGTTCTCGTCACGGCTGGCTATTCTTCTGGTCGGCTTCTTCATGCTAATCGTGGCCTTCGTCCCCTGGACCCAGACCATTACGGTCACCGGCCAACTCTCCGCCTACACCCCCTTTGAACGCCCGCAAGACATCGAGGCGCAGATTACCGGCCGCATCAGAAAGTGGCACATCTTCGAAGGGGTGCGTGTCAAAGCAGGCGACGTCATCCTCGAACTCGACGACTACGACCCGAACTTTATGGCCCCGGATCTCTTGAACCTTCTCGAACAACGGAAGCAGGCGCTGGAGGATACCCGGAAAGCCGCCCTCAGTCGCGCCGATCAGCTCGATAAACGAATCAAAGAAATGCAGAACCTCGTGAAAGCGGCCGTGCCTTCGGCGGGCGCGCGGGTGTTGGAGGCGGAAAGCAAGGTGCGCGAGGCGCGGCAAAAAATCGAAGCGTCAAAGATCGCCGTGGCCACAGCCGAACTCAATGTGGAGCGGCATCAGCAACTGGCGCAGCAGGGCCTGGTCTCTCAGCGCGAACTGGAACTCACAATTCAATCCGCGCTGGCCAGCAAGGCCGACCTGCAGGGCGCGCAGGCCAACTTGAGCGCGGCCGAACAGAGCATGAAGGCCTTGAGTTTCGGACGGGAACAGGTGAGCGCAGAAGTTCTTCAGCGTCTCCTTGACGCAGAAGCGGCGCGGGATGCCTCGATCGGAGAAGCGGCGCGAGCCGCCGATCAGGTTGCGGACGTGTCCCTGCGTCTCTCCAACGCCAATCAACGGCGGGTGGCCAGCCGCATTCTCTCCCCCATCGATGGCACCGTCGTAAAAATGGCGCAGGCGGGCGCCGGCGAAACCGTGCGGCCCGGAGAAAAACTCGTCAGAATTTCGCCGAACAGCGTAGACAGGGCCCTTGAAATGGTGGCCGACGGCATCGATGCCCCGTTGCTCAATGTGGGCCGAAAGGTCAAGATTCTCTTCTACGGCATTCCCGCCATCCCCCTGCCGGCCTGGCCGGAAATGATGGCCGGAACCTATAACGGTGTGATCAAGGTCATTGACCAGGTCGACGACGGCAAGGGCAACTTCCGCTTCTGGGTCGTCCCCGATCTGGAAGAACGTCCCTGGCCTCCGCAAGAACATGTCCGCCAGGGCACCAAAGCCATGGGCTGGGTCATTCTCAACCGCGTCCCGCTCTGGTACGAGCTCTGGCGCCGGTTCAATCTCTTCCCGCCCGACTACCAGGAACGGCCTCCAAGCCTGATCGATACCCTCCTGCCGAAAGCCGGTCGCGGGGCCAAATAA
- a CDS encoding response regulator, which produces MERRYGTCCLPDSFHSLLLRAGTAVSVPLSSELDQTGRHPTMRGLGRWLSHSRVRVMFLQSLVAGILSYELLVSNETVYGQTVSRMVALGLMLISAGIMLLPKTALESAWFPGALISINTLLVTGTIYLSGNASSELYLTYFLLLLIASSSPSIKHLLGLSVIICAGYGVLVYEHAMQSGTLAVGHLLGIPVLLIMSVFYGLTLETVAVERRRNRLLREDVQGLKQSEQVLEERRTQLETRVQGLKQGLSRANQEIRQGRVERTGLERQLREAQKFEAMGRLASRLAHEFNQVLEVIGAQTGAMVSRLKPDDPLHGPVEAIFRSGERAATLTAQLLALGAHETTIRDTLSLGAVMVSMRETLQGLLPGRIDMRVPDESTPVLVEIGHDRLECLLLHLVANARDAMPSSGRVEISLEVVTGELLPAEQLEKNPRKRMARIAVSDSGGGMNLDVQAQMFEPFFSTKETHAGLGLTLVYGIVRQSGGTVEVQSQPGQGTTVRVYLPLVERNGVLRDTRVLPEALSKGAETVLLVEENEIARKLALSTLHCHRYHVLEAGSAVEALLVAQQYQGPIHLTVSHLSLPEISGRELAKRLVQQHPKMKALFVSGFSDETIASHRVNKKYFLQQPYRQHDLAGKVRELLDV; this is translated from the coding sequence ATGGAAAGACGGTATGGGACTTGCTGCCTTCCAGACTCGTTCCACAGTCTTCTCTTGAGGGCAGGCACAGCGGTGAGCGTTCCACTTTCCTCCGAACTCGATCAAACCGGGCGGCATCCCACCATGCGAGGATTGGGCCGGTGGCTCTCCCATTCGCGGGTTCGGGTGATGTTTCTGCAGAGTCTCGTGGCCGGCATCCTGTCGTACGAATTGCTGGTCAGTAACGAGACGGTCTATGGGCAGACCGTCAGCCGGATGGTGGCACTTGGACTGATGCTGATCAGCGCCGGAATCATGTTGTTGCCGAAGACGGCGTTAGAGAGCGCCTGGTTTCCCGGCGCCTTGATTAGCATCAATACGTTGCTCGTGACGGGAACCATTTATCTCTCGGGTAACGCCAGCTCGGAACTGTATCTCACCTATTTTCTTCTGCTTCTGATTGCCTCATCTTCGCCATCCATCAAACACCTGCTCGGCCTCTCGGTCATCATCTGTGCCGGGTACGGTGTCCTGGTGTATGAACATGCCATGCAATCCGGCACCCTTGCGGTCGGGCATCTGCTTGGCATTCCTGTCTTGCTGATCATGTCGGTGTTTTACGGCCTTACTCTTGAAACGGTCGCAGTCGAGCGGCGGCGGAACCGTCTGTTGCGGGAGGATGTGCAAGGGTTGAAGCAGTCCGAGCAGGTCCTGGAGGAACGGCGCACGCAACTGGAAACCCGTGTGCAAGGGTTAAAGCAGGGTTTGTCCCGCGCGAATCAGGAGATCCGCCAAGGCAGGGTGGAACGCACCGGCCTGGAGCGGCAGTTGCGGGAGGCGCAAAAGTTCGAAGCGATGGGCCGCCTGGCTTCCAGGCTGGCGCATGAATTCAACCAGGTGTTGGAAGTGATCGGCGCTCAGACCGGAGCCATGGTCTCCAGGCTGAAACCCGATGATCCGCTGCATGGGCCGGTGGAGGCTATTTTCCGGAGCGGGGAGCGTGCCGCAACTCTGACGGCGCAACTGCTCGCCCTGGGGGCGCACGAAACGACCATTCGCGACACGTTATCGCTTGGCGCGGTGATGGTGTCGATGCGTGAGACGCTTCAAGGTCTGCTTCCCGGACGGATTGATATGCGGGTGCCTGACGAGTCCACGCCCGTATTGGTGGAGATCGGGCATGACCGGTTGGAGTGTCTGTTGTTACACTTGGTCGCCAATGCGCGGGATGCTATGCCGAGTAGCGGACGGGTCGAGATCTCGCTGGAGGTCGTGACCGGAGAGTTGTTGCCGGCTGAGCAACTGGAAAAGAATCCCCGCAAGCGTATGGCGCGGATTGCTGTGAGCGATAGTGGCGGCGGGATGAATCTGGATGTCCAGGCCCAGATGTTTGAGCCGTTCTTTTCGACCAAGGAGACTCATGCCGGTCTGGGGCTCACGCTGGTGTATGGGATCGTGCGTCAATCCGGAGGGACGGTTGAAGTACAGAGCCAGCCCGGACAAGGCACCACGGTACGTGTCTATCTGCCCCTGGTTGAGCGTAACGGGGTGCTGCGGGACACGAGGGTTCTCCCCGAAGCGCTGTCGAAAGGCGCTGAAACGGTACTGCTCGTTGAGGAAAATGAAATCGCCAGAAAACTGGCGCTCTCGACGCTGCACTGCCATCGCTACCATGTGCTCGAAGCGGGGTCGGCGGTGGAGGCCTTGCTCGTGGCCCAACAATACCAGGGGCCGATTCACCTCACGGTCAGCCATCTCTCGCTCCCGGAAATCAGCGGCCGGGAGCTGGCCAAGCGGCTGGTGCAACAACATCCAAAGATGAAGGCATTGTTCGTGTCAGGATTTTCTGACGAAACGATCGCCAGTCATCGGGTGAATAAAAAGTATTTCCTGCAGCAGCCGTATCGCCAGCACGACCTGGCCGGAAAAGTCCGCGAATTGTTGGATGTCTGA
- a CDS encoding 5-(carboxyamino)imidazole ribonucleotide synthase, which produces MNVPVIDPGSTLGVLGGGQLGAMFATAARRMGYAITVWDPDPEAPAHRIADHSLIHPFTDADARAEFTRRVRAVTYEWENVPADLCEQLERDLPVRPSSRVLRVIQDRIEQKTFLRTHGLAVPAFSALSSPDDLGRQSIPSYPLVCKTATAGYDGKGQWKILRAEDCLAVQQELARNTRPDSRWILEEWLPFERELSILVVRGADGASQTYPLVENVHEDGILRQTIVPADVPEWVAGLAGRMAREAVQVLDGVGVFCVEVFLMADGRLVINEIAPRPHNSGHYTLDACTVSQFEQQVRTLCGLPLGEVRLLSPAVMLNLIGDDVRLVTHSPSAHDLLRVPGAIVHLYGKRTIRPKRKMGHISFLAPTRAEALTAASTFRSRCVPPRP; this is translated from the coding sequence GTGAACGTACCAGTGATCGATCCCGGCTCGACCCTGGGTGTGCTCGGAGGCGGGCAACTCGGCGCAATGTTCGCCACCGCTGCCCGCCGCATGGGGTACGCGATCACCGTCTGGGATCCCGATCCTGAAGCGCCTGCCCACCGGATTGCCGATCATTCCCTCATTCATCCCTTCACGGACGCCGACGCGCGTGCAGAATTTACCCGTCGCGTCCGTGCTGTGACCTATGAATGGGAAAACGTGCCGGCTGACCTTTGCGAACAATTGGAGCGTGACCTGCCGGTGCGTCCTTCGAGCCGTGTGCTGCGTGTGATTCAGGACCGCATCGAACAGAAGACGTTTTTGCGGACTCACGGGCTGGCCGTGCCGGCCTTTTCCGCTCTGTCATCGCCGGATGACCTCGGCCGTCAGTCCATACCCTCGTATCCGCTGGTCTGTAAAACCGCTACCGCCGGCTATGACGGCAAGGGGCAGTGGAAAATCCTTCGAGCGGAGGATTGTCTTGCGGTGCAGCAGGAGTTGGCTCGGAACACGAGGCCGGATTCACGATGGATTCTGGAAGAATGGCTTCCGTTCGAACGCGAGCTGTCGATTCTGGTCGTGCGAGGGGCCGACGGCGCTTCACAGACTTATCCATTGGTCGAGAACGTCCATGAGGACGGGATTCTTCGCCAAACGATTGTACCGGCAGACGTGCCGGAATGGGTCGCCGGTCTGGCCGGTAGGATGGCTCGCGAGGCGGTGCAAGTTTTGGATGGGGTGGGTGTGTTTTGCGTCGAAGTATTCCTCATGGCTGACGGACGGTTGGTGATCAACGAAATCGCACCCAGGCCGCATAATTCCGGACACTACACCCTGGATGCCTGCACCGTCTCGCAGTTCGAACAACAGGTGCGGACACTCTGCGGCCTGCCGCTGGGAGAAGTCCGATTGCTCAGTCCTGCCGTGATGCTGAACCTCATCGGTGACGATGTTCGACTGGTGACGCACTCCCCCTCAGCGCACGATCTCCTGCGTGTGCCTGGCGCGATTGTCCACCTGTATGGAAAACGCACAATTCGACCAAAGCGGAAAATGGGCCACATTTCATTCCTCGCTCCTACGCGCGCGGAGGCCCTCACCGCCGCGTCGACCTTCCGCTCGCGCTGTGTTCCGCCTCGACCCTAA
- a CDS encoding rhomboid family intramembrane serine protease has translation MLPLSDDNPTERTPAVTVAFIVACSLVFLYQSSLGSASGETFVYQYGAIPSIVFGQASLPREIATIPAYATILTSMFLHGSWMHLIGNMLYLWVFGNNIEDIMGHGRFIVFYVGCGILAALSHALTDPTSTVPMVGASGAISGVLGAYLLLFPHARVLLIAPVVGTTYVPAGIVLGLWFVMQLLNGGASLGSQGGGVAFFAHIGGFIAGMLLIGFFKRPDVRFFKPGRTESWRY, from the coding sequence ATGCTACCCCTGAGTGACGACAACCCGACCGAACGCACCCCCGCCGTCACGGTTGCCTTCATCGTCGCCTGTTCACTCGTCTTCCTGTACCAAAGTTCATTAGGGTCGGCTTCCGGCGAAACCTTCGTCTATCAATATGGGGCCATCCCCTCCATCGTGTTCGGCCAGGCATCCCTCCCCCGGGAAATTGCGACCATTCCCGCCTATGCGACCATTCTCACCAGCATGTTTCTGCACGGCAGCTGGATGCACCTGATCGGCAACATGCTCTACCTCTGGGTCTTCGGCAACAACATCGAAGACATCATGGGGCACGGCAGATTTATCGTCTTTTATGTGGGATGTGGAATCCTGGCGGCGTTGAGCCACGCGTTGACCGACCCGACGTCCACGGTTCCGATGGTCGGCGCAAGCGGAGCGATTTCAGGAGTACTGGGCGCTTATTTGCTGCTCTTTCCCCATGCCCGCGTCTTGCTGATTGCCCCCGTGGTGGGGACAACCTATGTGCCGGCCGGCATCGTGCTGGGCTTGTGGTTTGTCATGCAGCTGCTGAACGGCGGCGCGAGCCTGGGATCGCAAGGAGGAGGCGTGGCGTTCTTTGCGCACATCGGCGGGTTCATTGCGGGAATGCTGCTAATCGGCTTCTTCAAGCGGCCGGACGTGCGATTTTTCAAGCCAGGCCGCACCGAGTCCTGGCGATACTAA
- a CDS encoding DUF692 family protein, whose amino-acid sequence MIVPKYANCGLMKSEFTQRANNLPAHGLGLSVDVYSPDLLHLVQALRDTDLEPGYLEVFKATTSALQWVRRQLPDIKLSYHGEGLWSTQPEFPRSGSGRQGVAEACAQIAALHSAWLNHECATKQMAGYAVGTYLPPLYTELSARMTAENVAYLQGRVDQHAREHVIDPALVLLEMPPLTYFGCGALAIPEFFRAVTDRSACGLVLDIGHLWTVYRYTGSWRQQRLEDFAAEFLEAFPMERVIEIHVAGLAEFANPRASGIAAGEPALPYWIDAHGAPIPVVLFDLLDQVLAHPGLTALKGVALEVDTKPIAMIVEEFRQCCDRFGPTVDEMVHRGRPASLHPQRPPIARPVAEIPCLTPEEQAVLQHQYRTYAQLVTTPASLPSPGDLSLLGGSLEDLNRYRDTYLPHELLHWGGDVHDMFPETCRALAGADLPLERFVPFWFSRPRPEQEDYDFFLLKIDRFVEFATETCPTVAITVLNEAEALRHAYCEANEPVGSAEARA is encoded by the coding sequence ATGATTGTTCCAAAATATGCCAATTGCGGTCTGATGAAAAGCGAATTCACACAACGTGCGAATAACCTTCCTGCGCATGGTCTGGGGCTGTCCGTGGACGTGTATTCTCCGGATCTGCTGCACCTGGTTCAGGCGCTCCGTGATACGGACTTGGAGCCGGGATACCTGGAAGTGTTCAAAGCGACGACATCTGCTCTGCAGTGGGTGCGGCGGCAACTGCCGGATATCAAGCTCTCCTACCATGGTGAGGGCTTGTGGAGTACGCAACCGGAGTTCCCCCGCAGTGGCTCCGGCCGACAAGGCGTGGCGGAAGCCTGTGCGCAGATCGCAGCCTTGCACAGCGCCTGGCTGAATCATGAATGCGCGACGAAACAGATGGCGGGTTATGCGGTCGGTACCTATCTGCCGCCTTTATATACGGAGTTGTCAGCCAGGATGACGGCTGAGAACGTCGCCTATCTCCAAGGCCGAGTGGATCAGCATGCACGAGAACATGTGATCGATCCGGCGCTGGTTCTCTTGGAAATGCCGCCGCTCACGTATTTCGGCTGCGGTGCGCTAGCGATTCCTGAGTTTTTCCGCGCCGTGACCGACCGGTCGGCCTGTGGCTTAGTACTGGATATCGGGCATCTGTGGACCGTGTATCGTTACACGGGGAGCTGGCGGCAACAGCGGTTGGAGGATTTCGCCGCCGAGTTCTTGGAGGCGTTTCCCATGGAGCGGGTGATCGAGATCCATGTTGCAGGACTGGCTGAATTTGCGAATCCCCGCGCGTCCGGAATCGCCGCGGGTGAGCCTGCGTTGCCATACTGGATCGATGCCCACGGGGCTCCGATTCCAGTCGTCTTGTTCGACCTGCTGGATCAAGTCCTGGCCCATCCCGGCCTGACAGCCTTAAAAGGCGTCGCGCTCGAAGTTGATACGAAGCCGATTGCGATGATCGTTGAGGAGTTCCGCCAATGTTGCGATCGGTTTGGACCAACGGTTGATGAGATGGTACACCGCGGACGCCCCGCATCGTTGCACCCGCAACGGCCGCCGATCGCCCGTCCGGTTGCGGAGATACCGTGCCTGACTCCGGAGGAACAAGCGGTTCTGCAGCACCAGTATCGGACCTACGCGCAACTCGTCACCACGCCTGCTTCTCTGCCCTCTCCGGGAGATCTGTCACTGTTGGGCGGATCGCTGGAAGATCTCAACCGGTATCGAGACACCTACCTGCCGCATGAATTACTGCATTGGGGCGGCGATGTGCACGACATGTTTCCAGAAACCTGCCGCGCTCTGGCAGGAGCGGACCTTCCGTTGGAACGGTTTGTTCCCTTCTGGTTTAGCCGGCCGAGACCTGAGCAGGAGGACTATGATTTTTTCCTGCTGAAGATCGATCGATTCGTTGAGTTTGCAACGGAGACGTGCCCGACCGTTGCCATAACCGTCCTGAATGAGGCCGAAGCGCTACGCCATGCGTATTGCGAGGCGAACGAGCCGGTCGGATCGGCCGAGGCGCGGGCATGA